CTAACAGCATGTGGAGCCTCTCCGACCCGCTGTGCTGATTAAGCGTCACGTGTAGTCATGTGGCCACGGTAACCAGGTCAACCAACAACGATATCCTCGAGTTTTGCCAAAATCCGTGGCTCCTCAGAATATGGATCTAGGAACACTgcataaatatatatatgagcAATGCAGAAATATTCACGATGTCTACATGCTTTTTACAGTAGTTGTCAAATGCGACGCGTGAGGTGTGTTTCACTGTTTATGAGTGAGGCATGTTCGGGTTAGCCCCGGCTCCAGAAGAGGCTAATCCCCATTAGGGCTGGAGCTGCAGGTCCATCCGCTGGCAGGAAGAAATCAAGCCAATCAGAGGCGGAGGACTTTTACGACCGAAAACAACTTTAGTTCTGTAATGATTCTTCCACTCCAGATCTTATAGAGAGTTTTTCATGTTGCGACCGCCAGGTTACGTCaagagtatatataagtCCAAACTGCAAACTCTATGGTGGGAGGCGCCGTATCGTCCGATCTCCGGCATTCCTCCATACTCACCTCCTCCACTTCTTGTCTCTCCATACCTCCCTTCTCGAGTCCTGGCCCCGAGACTGCTgtgcttcctctctctcttcttatTATCCAGGAATCCCGTGGGTCAAAACAAACACAACCCCGGCTGCAAGCGAGAGAACCATCCAAAGACGACCACCTCAAACCTCCGTCTGCCCTCGCCGGCCCTCCTCCCTTTTACAACCACTTCCTCCCGACCTCGCTTTTTGCACTCTTGAGGTCGGACCAGATCGCAGTCACGGGATTTCTACTTTCGCAAGTTGTTGCTCTACTTCTGCTATCCGACTCCTCACGCCCAACCCCGTCATCTGTTCTCTATCCttattctctttcttccataACACCGAGACAATTCTTCAACACCGAACCCCTGGAAAATCTCCCCATTCACACTCCCAATTGATGCCGACTTCTTAATCAACCATTACCCATGATTTCTATTCAAAGCGTGTTTTAGCTTCCCGCGGCTCTTTGTCAGGCACACAAATCTCCTTCCATCCCTTTcattttctcttcccttaTAACTTCACGTCATCTCCGACCGGCGGCATAATGGCTCCTCGCAAAACCACCACGACAACCAACTCGTCCAACTCCTCGTCCTGTCCGTCTCCAAGCAGTCTTAGAGCTATGGAGGTGGATggcatttttttttcagACTGCTCGGACCTGAGCTCCGTACCGTCGTCTCCTATCGCACCTGAAGGCTTCTTCTTACCCTCCCCGGACGAGTCTAGCGCCGGCCGCCAAGACGATGACTTGCCGCCCGCCAAAAAGAAGCGCCGTGTGGCCCTCCCAAAAGAGCGTCGAACACAGCTACTTGACCTCAACCCCGCCGCTGGCCTTTCTTACGGCGATCAGGAGTCCCAGATTGACCTTCTCGTCAACACCATTCGCGGCCACCGGAAAATTGTAGTaattgctggagctggtatCTCCACTTCTGCTGGCAGTACGCGTCCATTTTCCTATACTCTTACAATCCCCGTCCTAAGCTAATGTTTCAACTCCCACGCAGTTCCCGACTTTCGCTCCGATGATGGCTTGTTCAAATCCTTGCAAAAGAAACACAACCTTAAAGCATCGGGCAAGCTCATGTTCGATGCTGCCGTCTACCAGGATGAAACATTGACCGCCTCGTTCCAGGAGATGGTACGGTCGCTGTctgaagaggctgagaagaCCTCTCCTACAGCTTTTCATCATATGCTGGCCCGACTAGGCCGCGACAACCGTTTGACGCGGTTGTACACACAAAACATCGATGGCATTGAAACATCGATGGCCCCTCTTGAGACGCAAATTCCATTAAATGTCAAAGCACCGTGGCCGCGCACCATCCAATTACACGGAAGccttgagaagatggtgtgTCAAAAATGTCGGCACATGGGCACCTTCGACCGGACTATGTTCGACCGTCCTGATGCTCCTGAATGTCCGGAGTGTGTAATAAAGAACCAATTCCGCATGGAAACCGGTCAACGCAGCCATGGGATCGGAAAGATGAGGCCGCGCATTGTCCTGTACAACGAACACAACCCGGATGAGGAGGCCATCACCTCTGTGATGAATGCTGATATACGCTCGCGCCCAGACGCCCTAATCGTAGTAGGGACCAGCTTGAAAATCCCCGGGGTGCGTCGTCTCGTCAAAAGCCTATGTTCGGTGATTCGGAGTCGCCGTAACGGGGTCACTATGTGGATCAACAACGAACCACCTTCTGGCAAAGAATTTGAAGACAGCTTCGACCTAGTGGTCAAAGGCGACTGCGAGGAAGTGGCACGACTTGCGCATTTGAAACGTTGGGATGACGACTCGGAGCCAGTATTTGACGAATGCAATTCCTCTGACGTCGAGCGTATCAAGAGCGAACAAGGGCCAATCTCCATTGTCATTCGTACGCCGAAGAAGCATCAACCTCTGGCCCAGACCGGGATGCTCACACCGTCGTCTAGCTAcgatggtgatgttgagaATCCTTCTAACACAACTCTTACCAACCCCGCCAGCAAGGGGCCGAAACTCACGGAAATCCTCAAGGCcaacaaaaagaaggaaaatcCCAAGAAGGCCTCTAAGAATGTCGGCGTCAAAAAGCCCGCGCCCAAGAAGCGAACAACCAAACAGGAGCCAGCTAAGAATGCCAAAATCACCAACTTCAGCAAAGTCACGAAAGCGCAGAAAGCCATGCCCGAGGAAAAATCGGACAAACTTGAGAAAGAGGCGCATAAGGCTATGCATCCCCTACCACCAGGGGAGGTGCGCAATAACACACTGATGTTCCCTAACCTGGCTTCGAAGGGGAACTCAACGCCATGCAAGAATCAATGGCGCGCCCCCGAAACGATTTCACCCAAATCCATTCCAAATGGAATGAGCGACTTATTAAACCAGCCGACTTCATAAATTTTTCCCGGCTTCGCTCTGTTCAATTGTTTGAGATACCACTGATAGACCGCGGCGTTGGCGTTTGATCCTTCCCACTTTATCTGTCTGATGGAACGGCCACTACATCTAATTAATGTTTGCATGTGGAATTGGGATTTCGGGTCGGCGTTCAAGAAGGTTTTCGTTGTTGCAGGTCTGCAACaatgttttgtttttcggTGCATTTACATGAAACGGCGCAGTGTTAAGGATAATAGGTATTATTATGTACATCATCATAAACGCATTTTTTGACTTTCCAAACATCTTGAAGAGCataagtagtagtagatTTGCTATCCCAACCCCATATTACCTCGTAGCTGACTCCCAGGCCCATCGTCGTCGCTCTCGGTatcatcgccagcatcaGGGTCCATCATGCGCCGCTCTCGGTCTATGTCCTCGACGCGGTCAATATCATCGTTTTCacccgcttcttcttcctcgtcctcctcttcttcttcctcttcttcctctgtggcatcctcatcgtgctcctcctccactccatctccagcatcctctacctcatcctccccatccttATCTtgatcatcctcttcggcgtcatcacccccagcaccgtccctcttcaccctcttcaCACCCCGGACAAcaacttccttcttctcccctcccccaatCGCACCTGTCTGGATTTCACCATcaccttcaccttcaccgTTCTCACCCATTTTCGTCTCCCCCTCGGCactcttcctcggcttcctcttcgcaGCCTTCAGGTCCGTAAATTTGTCCAACTCTTTCTCCAGCCGCGGTCTGAACCCTTCAAGTTCCAATTCTGATATCGCATCCAGCACGTCAGCAGGCGTCACTGTTCGTTTTAAAGTTGCTTCGTTGGCGCTGTTCAATGGGTATACATATGTTAGCTGGTGGGTTCACATCTTCAATCTAGCGCGGTGGGGTTTCGCAAAACAAGACACCAGACCAAACTGAACCCGACGAAAAGAGAGGGGGGGAAGAGgcaaaagggaaagaaacaagGGATAGGTATGGATGTAGAACGCACTGAGAAGACAAATAAGAAACAAACACCGTCGCAGCCTTCTGTATCGCGAGAACAGCATCCTTCTGAACAGATGTATTCGGCGGGAGGACGGACTTCGCTAGTCGGACAGTTATTGAGCGCGGGAGAAGGTAGTCCTCAATTGAAACGCCCTCGGCGCGCGCTTTGAGTTGTTGCTCGGTTGCTTGCACGGTGTTCTGGGGTTGTTCGGACTGCGAGCGGGATTTCGGAGGGGCGTCCGCGTCGCCACctggtgatgaggacatggtgtgttttcttttttatttttacttttccTTATTGCCCTGCGTGTATGTATATACAGAGGCTAGGAGGCGGGTTGTACACCGTCGTGCTAGGTAGATCTTCGGTGCTCGCAGAGTTCCGATGCAAGTGGCTATACGGAGTAGCGCGGGGCGTCGGTTCTTTTCTTTGACTTTCTTAATCAGTCAGGGATTCGTTTTCTCGTTTGCTGGTAAGAGTCAAGGTTCTATCCGCCCAGCCGACCGTCACTTGGTGTAATggttaaaattatattaaatgTTGGATATGCAATGTGGCTGACAGTGAAGAGACACGCTCACCGCAAGCAAGGCGGTGATTTCTCATTTGACGCGACGCGATTCAGTTGGAGAAATGGGCCTCGAGGAGCGCGTCTCCACTTACTTTGTCTTACTGTATTACTTTCCACTTGAGTATGGAGTGTGGTAAAAAATTTAGCAGGGCATTACTTTCAATGTCTAATGACTACTCCCAGCTATGTTAGGATATAGTAGAAGCTATTAGCCCATATACTTGACATCATCTGCAACTGTCCGGATTAGCCGCCTGGAACCATGCAAGCAAGAGGGATATATGTTCCAGTAGTAATAAGGTTCACTGCCGAGGGGATAACATCTGTGTCCATTTGAGTTGTAAGTTCCTTGGGCAATCGCATCATACAGTAGTAGCCacaatataaataaaaaaaacacATCGGAGATTCTATGAATCTACGGGCGTTTTGGTGGGAAAAAATTTGCGCCAGATGAGATTCGAACTCACGATCTTCGCATATCCAATACGAGTGCGACGCCTTACCCCTTGGCCACTAGCGCAACATATCAAATCTCGCATGGTATTTCGCTTCATGAGCCCGGGCTAAATCTAGCTGTGCCCTTTTCAAAAGTGCGGTTTTGCCGGCACCTTTTCAATGAATTCAGTCCTGTGTTGGCTTTTTTAACAATTTTGATTATTGGCGAATTGGTCTTAATTGTTTGGAGCAAAGAGACTGAAATGCGGATTCATTCCTTGACCACGGTTGCTGCTATAAGTTCTTACTATTATGTGCGTTAtgtatctttatatatttctggaCGCTTGCAGAGAAATAAGGGTCATCTGTATAGAAAAGAGCACCAACCGTGTTCAATTTTACTAcgatataaaagatatatagtgTCATCAAACTCGTCTGAATTGACTCAACTCTCGACCACGTAATCTATTTTGCTATACCCTAAACGCCGTCTGGTATCCCATGACCATGACTGAAAAACGAACGACAAAGAAAGACATTAGATagcagaagagagaagacaAGTCCACCCTACTCCTCCATACCCTCATCGGCCCCATTTCCATCACCCCATAATCCCTCGATCTTGAATTCTGCCGCCCACTGGCTCACGACTTGTCTCGTGTCAACACCAGACGCAGCCGCGGTGGCAGCAGTATCCGCACCCGCGGCATCCGTGTTCACGACCTGCAGGACTGGAGGCGTGGCCCAGCCCTGAATACGTCCGTCGCGCCAGTCGTTGACGACTGTCATGGCGGCGGCCTCGAGGTTCGGCACGCCGTGCTTACCGAGACGTCCGCGCTTGCGAGCGACCTGGATAAGGAAGTCGTTTGTTTCGTCTGTGGTTGAACTACCAGAGGATAGCGTGGGGATACCGTATACCTGGAGAAGTTTTGAAAGGAGCCCCTCCGAGGAGGACAGGcgcttgaggaggaggttgacaGCGGGGATCGGGTCTTCAATTTGTTTCGGAGGGACGGCATTGAGGAGGATAAGACGGGCCTGGTCgtcctgcttcttcttgcccttcttctcgccgctgGTGTTGGGGAAGACAATACCGGGAGAGTCAATGAGCTTGAGTTTGCTGTCAAGCTTGACCTCGCGGAGGTTTGTGGTGACACCGGCTTCGGCACCCGTGGGGCAAGCGTTACTGGAGCCTCTGCTCATGCGGGCAGTGAGGGCATTGATGACGGAGGATTTGCCGACATTGGGGTACCCGATAACGCCGACAGAGATGGCGCGTCCGAGACTCTTGCTCTGGGCATAGGTCTTCAGTGCGCGGAAGAGTGTCTCCGATGTTCCCTTGACGGAAAGCTGCTTGTGGTCGAAGCTGTGCGCATTGCCAGAGCCGTTGGATGCCTTCAGCGGCAGCGTAGGGAAGTAGCGTCGCAGATGGATCAGC
This region of Aspergillus puulaauensis MK2 DNA, chromosome 5, nearly complete sequence genomic DNA includes:
- a CDS encoding putative GTP binding protein (COG:S;~EggNog:ENOG410PFGR;~InterPro:IPR030378,IPR027417,IPR006073,IPR014813, IPR023179;~PFAM:PF01926,PF08701;~go_function: GO:0005525 - GTP binding [Evidence IEA]), producing MVKLGKNSKRTPVRLRHKIEKASAAKQRKQRKLAKKNPEWRSKIKKDPGIPNLFPHKEKMLHEIEERRRLKAEEQERIREEARSKRAAQKQNGAEQGSEEATGNKMADLGDDNLLDDEMDEDVGDDANPMAALLASARARATEYGEGDDESEDEDEMDEDDDMDGMSDDDVQADEDGVPTLVSGKETSRRAFDKVFKKVVEAADVILYVLDARDPEGTRSKEVEREIMAADGGQKRLILILNKIDLVPPPVLKNWLIHLRRYFPTLPLKASNGSGNAHSFDHKQLSVKGTSETLFRALKTYAQSKSLGRAISVGVIGYPNVGKSSVINALTARMSRGSSNACPTGAEAGVTTNLREVKLDSKLKLIDSPGIVFPNTSGEKKGKKKQDDQARLILLNAVPPKQIEDPIPAVNLLLKRLSSSEGLLSKLLQVYGIPTLSSGSSTTDETNDFLIQVARKRGRLGKHGVPNLEAAAMTVVNDWRDGRIQGWATPPVLQVVNTDAAGADTAATAAASGVDTRQVVSQWAAEFKIEGLWGDGNGADEGMEE
- a CDS encoding putative SIR2 family histone deacetylase (Hst4) (COG:B,K;~EggNog:ENOG410PHQG;~InterPro:IPR029035,IPR003000,IPR026590,IPR026591;~PFAM:PF02146;~go_function: GO:0070403 - NAD+ binding [Evidence IEA]), which codes for MAPRKTTTTTNSSNSSSCPSPSSLRAMEVDGIFFSDCSDLSSVPSSPIAPEGFFLPSPDESSAGRQDDDLPPAKKKRRVALPKERRTQLLDLNPAAGLSYGDQESQIDLLVNTIRGHRKIVVIAGAGISTSAGIPDFRSDDGLFKSLQKKHNLKASGKLMFDAAVYQDETLTASFQEMVRSLSEEAEKTSPTAFHHMLARLGRDNRLTRLYTQNIDGIETSMAPLETQIPLNVKAPWPRTIQLHGSLEKMVCQKCRHMGTFDRTMFDRPDAPECPECVIKNQFRMETGQRSHGIGKMRPRIVLYNEHNPDEEAITSVMNADIRSRPDALIVVGTSLKIPGVRRLVKSLCSVIRSRRNGVTMWINNEPPSGKEFEDSFDLVVKGDCEEVARLAHLKRWDDDSEPVFDECNSSDVERIKSEQGPISIVIRTPKKHQPLAQTGMLTPSSSYDGDVENPSNTTLTNPASKGPKLTEILKANKKKENPKKASKNVGVKKPAPKKRTTKQEPAKNAKITNFSKVTKAQKAMPEEKSDKLEKEAHKAMHPLPPGEVRNNTLMFPNLASKGNSTPCKNQWRAPETISPKSIPNGMSDLLNQPTS
- the cbfA gene encoding putative CBF/NF-Y family transcription factor (COG:K;~EggNog:ENOG410PR88;~InterPro:IPR009072,IPR003958;~PFAM:PF00808;~go_function: GO:0046982 - protein heterodimerization activity [Evidence IEA]), whose product is MSSSPGGDADAPPKSRSQSEQPQNTVQATEQQLKARAEGVSIEDYLLPRSITVRLAKSVLPPNTSVQKDAVLAIQKAATVFVSYLSSHANEATLKRTVTPADVLDAISELELEGFRPRLEKELDKFTDLKAAKRKPRKSAEGETKMGENGEGEGDGEIQTGAIGGGEKKEVVVRGVKRVKRDGAGGDDAEEDDQDKDGEDEVEDAGDGVEEEHDEDATEEEEEEEEEDEEEEAGENDDIDRVEDIDRERRMMDPDAGDDTESDDDGPGSQLRGNMGLG